One Pseudonocardia abyssalis DNA segment encodes these proteins:
- a CDS encoding ammonium transporter — translation MTPQPGDVAWVLACAALVMLMTPGLAFFYAGMVRGKNVLNALMMSFVSIAVVGLTWVLAGFGLTFGDDGLDGLVGHVEAIGVQQAAGQLVGAASADVAWPGPNPLPLLAFAMFQLMFAIITPALISGAIVERTRFWSWVVFVALWSLLVYAPIGHWVFAYDGFLGPDTQGGWIANDVGAVDFAGGTVVHMNAGAAALALVIVLGRRRGWPGAVTRPHNIPFVLLGASLLWFGWYGFNAGSALSADGIAALAFTNTTVATCAAVLGWLIVEQLRTGRPTTLGAASGAVAGLVAITPACGYVDLWGAIAIGVAAGVVCPLVCATKWRLRLDDSLDVVAIHLVGGLIGTLMIGVFATRAVNPGALDHNGLVYGGDATQLVRQAIAAGAVFGYSFLATLVLGYLIRFTIGFRVRPEAEDGGSDLNEHAESAYDLNTGSYLSDDRAQHRAPAPGELSVAQVRAIERHLQRLVPWQSPDLDRTHRPER, via the coding sequence GTGACCCCCCAGCCGGGGGACGTCGCCTGGGTGCTCGCGTGCGCGGCGCTGGTGATGCTCATGACGCCGGGCCTCGCGTTCTTCTACGCGGGGATGGTGCGGGGCAAGAACGTGCTCAACGCGCTGATGATGAGCTTCGTCAGCATCGCGGTGGTCGGGCTGACCTGGGTGCTCGCCGGGTTCGGCCTCACCTTCGGCGACGACGGGCTCGACGGGCTCGTCGGCCACGTCGAGGCGATCGGTGTGCAGCAGGCCGCCGGGCAGCTCGTCGGCGCCGCGTCCGCGGACGTCGCCTGGCCGGGGCCGAACCCGTTGCCGCTGCTCGCGTTCGCGATGTTCCAGCTGATGTTCGCGATCATCACCCCGGCGCTGATCTCCGGCGCGATCGTGGAGCGCACGAGGTTCTGGTCCTGGGTCGTCTTCGTCGCCCTGTGGAGCCTGCTCGTCTACGCCCCGATCGGGCACTGGGTCTTCGCCTACGACGGCTTCCTCGGGCCCGACACCCAGGGCGGCTGGATCGCCAACGACGTCGGGGCGGTCGACTTCGCGGGCGGCACCGTCGTCCACATGAACGCCGGGGCGGCGGCACTCGCCCTGGTGATCGTGCTGGGGCGGCGACGCGGCTGGCCGGGGGCGGTCACGCGGCCGCACAACATCCCGTTCGTGCTGCTCGGGGCGAGCCTGCTGTGGTTCGGCTGGTACGGCTTCAACGCCGGGTCCGCGCTGTCGGCCGACGGGATCGCCGCGCTCGCGTTCACCAACACCACCGTCGCCACGTGCGCCGCGGTGCTCGGGTGGCTGATCGTCGAGCAGCTCCGCACCGGCCGTCCGACCACGCTCGGGGCCGCCTCCGGGGCCGTCGCCGGGCTGGTGGCGATCACGCCGGCCTGCGGGTACGTCGACCTGTGGGGGGCCATCGCGATCGGCGTCGCGGCCGGGGTGGTCTGCCCGCTGGTCTGCGCGACGAAGTGGCGGCTGCGGCTCGACGACTCGCTCGACGTCGTCGCGATCCACCTGGTCGGCGGGCTGATCGGCACGCTGATGATCGGGGTCTTCGCGACGCGGGCGGTCAACCCCGGCGCCCTGGACCACAACGGCCTCGTCTACGGCGGCGACGCCACCCAGCTGGTGCGCCAGGCGATCGCGGCGGGCGCGGTGTTCGGCTACTCGTTCCTCGCCACTCTGGTGCTCGGCTACCTGATCCGCTTCACGATCGGGTTCCGGGTGCGCCCCGAGGCGGAGGACGGCGGGTCCGACCTCAACGAGCACGCCGAGTCGGCCTACGACCTGAACACCGGCTCGTACCTCTCCGACGACCGCGCCCAGCACCGCGCCCCGGCACCGGGGGAGCTCAGCGTCGCCCAGGTGCGGGCGATCGAGCGGCACCTGCAGCGGTTGGTCCCATGGCAGAGCCCGGACCTGGACCGGACACACCGCCCGGAGCGCTGA
- a CDS encoding nitrile hydratase subunit alpha, protein MSGDHASSTISAQVRHVEALLESRGLLGAGEIDTRIDAFLAGGTPVNGARIAARAWTDPGFAGRLSVDANTAIRELGLSMAGGLQEQRLKVVANGPDEHGVDQHHVVVCTLCSCYPIALLGPSPSWYKSEAYRSRVVRDPRGVLREFGLELPAATSLTVWDASAESRYLVVPRRPDGTGGLTEEELAGLVTRNGLIGTAAV, encoded by the coding sequence GTGAGCGGCGATCACGCGAGCTCGACGATCTCGGCGCAGGTCCGGCACGTCGAGGCGCTGCTGGAGTCCCGCGGCCTGCTCGGCGCGGGCGAGATCGACACCCGCATCGACGCGTTCCTGGCCGGCGGCACGCCGGTCAACGGGGCCCGGATCGCCGCCCGCGCGTGGACCGACCCCGGGTTCGCCGGACGGCTGTCGGTCGACGCGAACACCGCGATCCGCGAGCTCGGCCTGTCGATGGCGGGCGGGCTCCAGGAGCAGCGCCTCAAGGTCGTCGCCAACGGCCCCGACGAGCACGGCGTCGACCAGCACCACGTCGTCGTCTGCACGCTGTGCTCGTGCTACCCGATCGCGCTGCTCGGACCGTCGCCGAGCTGGTACAAGAGCGAGGCCTACCGCTCGCGGGTGGTGCGCGACCCTCGCGGCGTGCTGCGCGAGTTCGGTCTGGAGCTGCCGGCGGCCACGTCGCTCACGGTGTGGGACGCGAGCGCGGAGTCGCGCTACCTGGTGGTGCCCCGGCGTCCCGACGGCACCGGGGGGCTGACGGAGGAGGAGCTCGCCGGGCTCGTCACCCGCAACGGACTGATCGGCACCGCCGCGGTCTGA
- a CDS encoding cytochrome P450 translates to MSDPSERPDEPTDAGVTSLTRVLPADMTERSSGCPFDPAPGLADRRGAGAVQPVELLNGAAAFLVTGFEEARVVLSDPRFSSDRIRYPDASRLTPDQVAALGVHDGSPLTPRVETREDGMFVFMDPPEHTRLRRLLTGQFTVRRMKALEDRLREIAVEHIDAMVAAGTEADLIPAYALPIPSLMICELLGVDYADRDEFQHNTAVALSTRSSDAERAAAGGALYGFIARLVTEKRGTPADDLLSGLVHDAEPPLTDAQLIDMTLVLLGAGHETTANMLRLGVLALLENPGQLAALRADPGLIDGTVEELLRYLSIVQLGVTRIAREAVTVGGVDVPAGATVVIATPEANRDPSHVVDPDRLDLARPRTPHLAFGHGIHQCLGQQLARIEMRIGFGELFARLPDLRLTVPVEEVPLRNDMQIFGVHALPVAWG, encoded by the coding sequence ATGAGCGACCCCTCCGAGCGTCCGGACGAGCCCACCGACGCGGGCGTCACCTCGTTGACGCGGGTCCTGCCCGCCGACATGACCGAGCGGTCCTCGGGCTGCCCGTTCGATCCCGCGCCGGGCCTCGCGGATCGGCGCGGAGCGGGGGCGGTGCAGCCCGTCGAGCTGCTCAACGGGGCCGCCGCGTTCCTCGTCACCGGCTTCGAGGAGGCACGGGTCGTGCTGTCGGATCCACGGTTCAGCTCGGACCGCATCCGCTACCCCGACGCCTCCCGGCTCACACCGGACCAGGTGGCCGCACTGGGCGTCCACGACGGGTCCCCGTTGACACCGCGGGTCGAGACCCGCGAGGACGGGATGTTCGTGTTCATGGACCCGCCCGAGCACACCCGGCTGCGACGGCTGCTGACCGGGCAGTTCACCGTCCGACGCATGAAGGCGCTGGAGGACCGGCTGCGGGAGATCGCGGTCGAGCACATCGACGCGATGGTCGCCGCCGGCACCGAGGCCGACCTGATCCCGGCCTACGCGCTGCCGATCCCGTCGCTGATGATCTGCGAGCTGCTCGGAGTCGACTACGCCGACCGCGACGAGTTCCAGCACAACACCGCCGTCGCGCTCTCGACGCGCTCCTCCGACGCGGAACGGGCCGCGGCGGGCGGCGCGCTGTACGGCTTCATCGCGCGCCTGGTCACCGAGAAGCGCGGCACCCCGGCCGACGACCTGCTCTCCGGGCTCGTGCACGACGCGGAGCCACCGCTGACCGACGCCCAGCTCATCGACATGACGCTGGTCCTGCTCGGTGCCGGGCACGAGACCACCGCCAACATGCTCCGGCTGGGTGTGCTCGCACTGCTGGAGAACCCCGGGCAGCTGGCCGCGCTGCGCGCCGACCCCGGCCTGATCGACGGCACCGTCGAGGAGCTGCTGCGTTACCTCAGCATCGTGCAGCTCGGGGTCACGCGGATCGCGCGGGAGGCCGTCACCGTCGGCGGGGTCGACGTCCCCGCGGGCGCCACCGTCGTCATCGCGACGCCGGAGGCCAACCGCGACCCGAGCCACGTCGTCGACCCCGACCGGCTCGACCTCGCCCGCCCCCGGACCCCGCACCTGGCGTTCGGGCACGGGATCCACCAGTGTCTGGGCCAGCAGCTGGCCCGGATCGAGATGCGCATCGGGTTCGGCGAGCTGTTCGCCCGCCTGCCCGACCTACGGCTGACGGTCCCGGTCGAGGAGGTCCCGCTGCGCAACGACATGCAGATCTTCGGCGTCCACGCACTGCCGGTGGCCTGGGGATGA
- a CDS encoding mycofactocin-coupled SDR family oxidoreductase, with the protein MDGKVALITGAARGQGRSHALRLAEEGADIIAVDVCDQLGSVRYPMGRPEDLAETAKLVEELDRRVVTRQADVRDTAALNAAVADGLSEFGHIDVVLANAGIWSQTSTWSMDDAMWDEMIGTNLTGVWKTVRAALPSMIERGAGGSLILTSSTAGMVGFGGMAHYTAAKHGVVGIMRALVQEVSQYDIRVNTVHPTNVDTDMIQNQPMYELFLPDATPEERTKENYAQAFGSMHALQQPWIEARDVSNAIVFLASDDARFITGQQLKIDLGFTEKTG; encoded by the coding sequence ATGGACGGGAAGGTCGCGCTGATCACCGGCGCCGCACGGGGCCAGGGCAGGTCGCACGCCCTCCGCCTCGCGGAGGAGGGAGCCGACATCATCGCCGTCGACGTGTGCGACCAGCTCGGATCGGTCCGGTACCCGATGGGTCGTCCCGAGGACCTGGCCGAGACCGCCAAGCTGGTCGAGGAGCTCGATCGGCGCGTCGTCACGAGGCAGGCCGACGTCCGTGACACGGCTGCGCTGAACGCGGCCGTGGCCGACGGGTTGTCGGAGTTCGGGCACATCGACGTGGTGCTGGCCAACGCCGGCATCTGGAGCCAGACGTCGACGTGGTCGATGGACGACGCGATGTGGGACGAGATGATCGGCACGAACCTGACGGGTGTCTGGAAGACCGTCCGGGCCGCGCTGCCCTCGATGATCGAGCGCGGGGCGGGCGGGTCGTTGATCCTCACGAGCTCGACGGCGGGGATGGTCGGGTTCGGCGGAATGGCTCACTACACGGCGGCCAAGCACGGCGTGGTCGGGATCATGCGCGCACTGGTGCAGGAGGTGTCGCAGTACGACATCCGCGTCAACACGGTGCACCCGACGAACGTCGACACCGACATGATCCAGAACCAGCCGATGTACGAGCTGTTCCTGCCGGACGCGACCCCGGAGGAACGGACGAAGGAGAACTACGCGCAGGCGTTCGGGTCGATGCACGCCCTGCAGCAGCCGTGGATCGAGGCGCGTGACGTCTCGAACGCCATTGTGTTCCTGGCCTCCGACGACGCCCGGTTCATCACGGGCCAGCAGTTGAAGATCGATCTCGGGTTCACCGAGAAGACCGGCTGA
- a CDS encoding HepT-like ribonuclease domain-containing protein, translating into MTRGDEHRLADLLDAVDYEAWLADEDLRLVTERLMEIVGEAARAMSDAGRTEHPGVDWAGLGGLRNVLVHAYHRIQPDLRWQAATVEVPAVAALLRAQA; encoded by the coding sequence CTGACACGCGGGGACGAACACCGCCTGGCCGACCTGCTCGACGCGGTCGACTACGAGGCGTGGCTCGCCGACGAGGACCTGCGTCTGGTCACCGAACGTCTCATGGAGATCGTCGGTGAGGCGGCGCGCGCGATGAGCGACGCAGGAAGGACGGAGCATCCCGGCGTCGACTGGGCCGGACTCGGTGGCCTGCGCAACGTCCTCGTGCACGCGTACCACCGCATCCAGCCGGACCTGCGGTGGCAGGCCGCGACCGTCGAGGTGCCGGCGGTAGCAGCGCTCCTGCGCGCTCAGGCGTAA
- a CDS encoding alpha/beta hydrolase fold domain-containing protein, protein MVSQRVNDIAEAAYGKWLGPDATIETMRVGFDAMCPEPASDATVREGTVGGVPGLWISVPESDRTTVLHFHAGGYLIGSSRSHRDLAARIARAAGASVFLPDYRLAPENASPAALDDALAVYRGMLADEGVDAADLVVSGDSAGGGLALALLVALRDAGDVLPPAAFLCSPWADLTLSGDSMSAREAVDPLVNRDLLQQMADGYIGDSGIDPADPRVSALFADLAGLPPLLVQAGTSEVLEDDAVRIVDKVLASGGEAHLQLGYEMVHVFQMFADQIPEAQAAIDRIGGFVRERASTRSVG, encoded by the coding sequence ATGGTTTCTCAGAGGGTCAACGACATCGCCGAGGCCGCGTACGGGAAGTGGCTGGGGCCGGACGCGACGATCGAGACCATGCGCGTCGGGTTCGACGCCATGTGTCCGGAACCGGCCTCCGACGCGACCGTGCGGGAAGGAACCGTGGGCGGCGTGCCGGGCCTGTGGATCTCCGTCCCGGAGTCCGACCGGACCACCGTCCTGCACTTCCACGCCGGCGGTTACCTCATCGGCTCGTCGCGGAGCCACCGCGACCTGGCCGCTCGGATCGCGCGTGCCGCAGGCGCGTCGGTCTTCCTGCCGGACTACCGGCTCGCGCCGGAGAACGCCAGCCCGGCGGCGCTGGACGATGCTCTCGCCGTGTACCGGGGGATGCTGGCCGACGAGGGCGTCGACGCCGCTGATCTCGTCGTGTCCGGGGACTCCGCCGGAGGAGGCCTCGCGCTGGCACTCCTGGTCGCGCTGCGCGATGCCGGCGATGTCCTACCACCGGCAGCCTTCCTGTGCTCGCCGTGGGCGGACCTGACGCTCAGCGGGGACTCGATGTCGGCCCGTGAGGCGGTGGACCCCCTCGTCAACCGCGATCTGCTGCAGCAGATGGCCGACGGCTACATCGGGGACAGCGGGATCGACCCCGCCGATCCCCGGGTGTCCGCGCTCTTCGCCGACCTCGCCGGGCTGCCGCCGCTTCTGGTGCAGGCCGGGACGAGCGAGGTCCTCGAGGACGACGCCGTGCGCATCGTGGACAAGGTGCTCGCCTCCGGCGGGGAGGCCCACCTGCAGCTCGGGTACGAGATGGTGCACGTCTTCCAGATGTTCGCGGACCAGATCCCCGAGGCCCAGGCGGCGATCGACCGCATCGGCGGTTTCGTCCGCGAGCGCGCATCGACACGCTCAGTGGGCTGA
- a CDS encoding TetR/AcrR family transcriptional regulator, with the protein MTQSAPPGRRERKKLATRAAVSAAALRLAVRHGVEHVTVEQIAAESDIALRTFFNHFPGKEDAILAASAAAADALVAGFRTRPPAESVFGALREAVLAVMDGTGAAGRDHLAALRLIRTAPSLVPHQLAVLARQETALASAIADRLDGGAAVSPVYPALCAAAALSALRVTLDRWLDATADAEPSTDVLRADLDTALAELAAGLDRPGGA; encoded by the coding sequence ATGACCCAGTCCGCACCGCCGGGCCGCCGGGAGCGCAAGAAGCTCGCGACGCGGGCCGCCGTGAGCGCGGCGGCCCTGCGCCTGGCCGTGCGGCACGGGGTGGAGCACGTCACCGTCGAGCAGATCGCGGCCGAGTCCGACATCGCGCTGCGCACGTTCTTCAACCACTTCCCCGGCAAGGAGGACGCGATCCTCGCCGCGTCGGCCGCCGCCGCCGACGCGCTCGTCGCCGGCTTCCGGACGCGACCGCCCGCGGAGTCCGTGTTCGGGGCGCTGCGCGAGGCGGTGCTCGCCGTCATGGACGGCACGGGCGCGGCCGGCCGCGACCACCTCGCCGCGCTGCGCCTGATCCGTACGGCCCCGTCGCTGGTCCCCCACCAGCTGGCCGTGCTGGCCCGGCAGGAGACGGCACTGGCCTCCGCCATCGCCGACCGCCTCGACGGCGGCGCAGCGGTCTCGCCCGTCTACCCGGCACTGTGCGCGGCCGCCGCGCTCTCCGCCCTGAGGGTCACGCTCGACCGCTGGCTCGACGCCACCGCGGACGCGGAACCGTCGACGGACGTGCTGCGCGCCGACCTCGACACGGCGCTCGCCGAGCTGGCTGCGGGCCTCGACCGGCCCGGTGGAGCGTGA
- a CDS encoding nucleotidyltransferase family protein produces the protein MVMTPDHLRHLGTAVLTVAARRGAGHVRVLGSVARGEAVEGSDLDVLVRFEAGRSLLDRDRHTLDEAVRI, from the coding sequence ATGGTCATGACGCCCGACCACCTGCGACACCTGGGGACGGCAGTCCTCACCGTCGCAGCTCGTCGCGGCGCCGGTCACGTCCGGGTGCTCGGGTCGGTGGCCCGCGGTGAGGCCGTCGAGGGCAGCGACCTCGACGTACTGGTGCGGTTCGAAGCGGGACGGTCTCTGCTCGACCGGGACCGCCACACCCTCGATGAGGCGGTGCGGATCTGA
- a CDS encoding FBP domain-containing protein: MTDSTDTRIRRAMANSTKGETGRMTLPPWVRDLDLDAVDDVLGWRDPKAPDRGVLLLPGDEGDDGVVAIALRAGERAARATAMCALCRTTHAPGRVELLVARRAGAAGRNGDTVGTYVCGDLRCAQHVRVEKATAALRPTPGTSVEERREGLRERARRFVDAVLS, encoded by the coding sequence ATGACCGACTCCACCGACACCCGCATCCGCCGCGCCATGGCCAACTCCACCAAGGGCGAGACCGGGCGGATGACCCTGCCCCCGTGGGTGCGCGACCTAGACCTCGACGCCGTCGACGACGTGCTGGGGTGGCGCGACCCGAAGGCGCCGGACCGCGGGGTCCTGCTGCTTCCGGGCGACGAGGGCGACGACGGGGTCGTGGCGATCGCGCTACGGGCCGGGGAACGGGCGGCGCGGGCCACCGCGATGTGCGCGCTGTGCCGCACCACCCACGCCCCGGGCCGGGTGGAGCTGCTGGTGGCGCGGCGTGCCGGGGCGGCGGGGCGCAACGGGGACACCGTCGGCACCTACGTGTGCGGCGACCTCCGGTGTGCGCAGCACGTGCGGGTCGAGAAGGCGACGGCGGCGCTGCGGCCGACGCCGGGCACGAGCGTCGAGGAGCGGCGCGAGGGTCTCCGGGAACGGGCACGGCGGTTCGTCGACGCCGTGCTGAGCTGA